The Candidatus Binataceae bacterium genome contains a region encoding:
- a CDS encoding acyl-CoA dehydrogenase family protein: MAGTMDQDVIEAVRRFVDRDVIPAASELEHADEYPHALVATMRELGLFGATIPVEYGGLGLSFASYARLMAELSRGWMSLAGVINSHLIMAYVITHHGTEEQRKRFLPAMAAGEKRGGLALTEPHAGSDVQSIRTSAVRNGDNYVLKGSKMFITNARHGTMLAVAAKTDPKAKPAYAGISMFAVEKNEHGPTVSRNIKKLGYKGVDTCEVLFEELEVPAGNLIGGREGQGFKQVMSALEVGRINVAARAVGVGQAAFENAIRYAQQRTTFGKPICEHQAVQLLLADMGTRVEAARLMVQSAAEKKDAGERCDVEAGMAKLFASEACVKVSLDAMRVLGGYGYTAEFPVERFYRDAPLMIIGEGTSEIQSLVIARGLLNRNRV, translated from the coding sequence ATGGCAGGGACGATGGACCAGGATGTAATCGAGGCGGTGCGCCGCTTCGTTGACCGCGACGTTATTCCGGCCGCCTCCGAGCTGGAGCACGCCGACGAATACCCGCATGCGCTTGTCGCCACGATGCGCGAGCTCGGGCTTTTCGGCGCCACCATCCCGGTCGAGTACGGCGGTCTGGGACTGAGCTTTGCGAGCTACGCGCGCCTGATGGCCGAGCTGTCGCGGGGATGGATGAGCCTCGCCGGCGTGATCAACAGCCATCTAATCATGGCCTACGTCATCACGCATCACGGCACCGAAGAGCAGCGCAAACGCTTCCTGCCCGCAATGGCGGCGGGCGAAAAGCGCGGCGGACTCGCGCTCACCGAGCCCCACGCCGGCAGCGACGTTCAATCGATCCGCACCTCCGCGGTACGCAACGGCGACAACTACGTGCTCAAGGGCAGCAAGATGTTCATCACCAACGCCCGACACGGCACGATGCTCGCCGTTGCGGCCAAGACCGATCCCAAGGCCAAACCGGCCTACGCCGGGATCAGCATGTTCGCGGTCGAGAAGAACGAGCACGGGCCGACCGTCAGCCGCAATATCAAGAAGCTCGGCTACAAGGGCGTCGATACCTGCGAAGTGCTGTTCGAGGAGCTCGAAGTCCCGGCCGGCAATCTTATCGGCGGCCGGGAGGGCCAGGGCTTCAAGCAGGTGATGAGCGCGCTTGAGGTCGGACGAATCAACGTCGCGGCGCGCGCGGTCGGAGTCGGACAAGCGGCGTTCGAGAACGCTATCCGCTACGCGCAGCAGCGCACCACCTTCGGCAAGCCTATCTGCGAACATCAGGCGGTCCAACTGCTCCTCGCGGACATGGGGACCCGGGTCGAGGCGGCGCGCCTTATGGTGCAGAGTGCGGCCGAGAAGAAAGACGCGGGCGAGCGATGCGACGTCGAGGCGGGGATGGCCAAGCTCTTTGCCTCGGAAGCGTGCGTCAAGGTCTCCCTGGACGCGATGCGCGTGTTGGGCGGGTATGGCTACACGGCCGAGTTTCCGGTCGAGCGCTTCTATCGCGACGCGCCGCTGATGATCATTGGCGAGGGAACCAGCGAAATTCAGTCTCTGGTTATCGCGCGCGGACTGCTCAACCGAAATCGAGTATGA
- a CDS encoding Ig domain-containing protein encodes MLKSGEASYFKDFGTGDNRWGDFTATVVDPVDDTSMWTIQEYAGENNMWDTWWGSITPGTSVATPTPAASATPTAVATPTPKPTATPTPTPVPTSTPTPSPLVIGAKATLPNAHTTVLYDASLRITGGVAPYTIDLVAGHLPRGFSIDQTSGAITGVPAAVGTWYPTIRVTDSGSNRTRKKFSLTVVKVTAAYCERTMICEVPRGAMVINTSQGD; translated from the coding sequence ATGTTGAAGTCCGGGGAGGCATCCTATTTCAAGGACTTCGGCACCGGCGACAACCGATGGGGCGATTTTACCGCCACCGTCGTCGACCCGGTTGACGATACTTCGATGTGGACGATCCAGGAGTATGCCGGTGAGAACAACATGTGGGACACGTGGTGGGGTTCGATAACGCCCGGTACGTCGGTTGCGACGCCGACGCCCGCTGCCTCCGCGACCCCGACCGCCGTAGCGACGCCGACGCCCAAGCCAACTGCGACTCCAACGCCGACACCCGTTCCGACCTCCACTCCGACCCCGTCGCCGCTCGTCATTGGAGCAAAAGCAACGCTGCCCAATGCGCACACCACGGTTCTTTACGACGCATCGCTTCGCATCACGGGCGGCGTCGCGCCCTACACTATCGATCTGGTTGCGGGCCATCTGCCGCGCGGCTTCTCGATAGATCAGACCTCGGGAGCGATTACGGGAGTGCCGGCCGCAGTCGGCACCTGGTATCCGACAATTCGGGTTACCGACAGCGGAAGTAACCGGACGCGCAAGAAATTCTCGCTGACCGTGGTCAAGGTTACCGCCGCATACTGCGAGCGGACGATGATCTGCGAGGTGCCGAGGGGCGCCATGGTGATAAATACGAGCCAAGGCGACTGA